The proteins below come from a single Hemibagrus wyckioides isolate EC202008001 linkage group LG22, SWU_Hwy_1.0, whole genome shotgun sequence genomic window:
- the atxn2 gene encoding ataxin-2 isoform X8, with the protein MSMKQTGGNRKPGSSSSSGAAAASGAGGCAGAAVGRHGLTRGRNSAKTHSTPVAFSGVYANMRMVHVLTSVVGAKCELNVKNGTVYEGVFKTYGPECDLVLDAAHRNSADLNVSPRREDIVESIIFKASDVVVVHFKDVDLSYAKKVSSEQDNLTDNSISARLNGEHKEKDLEPWDGGDQHVSGSLESLDTDLSNGWDPDDMFKYNEETYGVKSTYDSSLSSYTVPLERDNSEEFLKREARAAQLAEEIEASATYKARVALENDDRSEEEKYSAVVRDTHTLSRENKYIPPGQRNREVGLSWGAGRQNSPRLVQCNPGPPNPRASPHDYSTLTGVDQRVVNGGPPRMSPKSQRTPRAHRMPSCRGAGPPGVDFMSQGASGEASTTPPARSSPSGGTWSSVVSGGHRPRSPRQNIVGGAPPGPSSSSPSPQAGTVPVESMATPTSTTSPISASPAPNMAAIPVTEAKEIRHNSPSANKENVKPVESSSSSRPVSKGFPSMPPDHRKQIDNLKKFSVDFRLQSSANPELGVDTMMTKSPRDSGEKLKESQSEKSITGATGPKVCSESSGSEEVSAAVGVGSKPGTPSPSPSSSTLSTEQKRVPDVTSQGVQTSSPAAMKSDDKEEKKDPLPESVRKSTLNPNAKEFNPRPLCTPPKPATTPTLTRPQGQPSPSIVVQQPPAVYSQQMCFPQVYPLTPVSPGVQKSIIWKTPTVYHLQVPHVTVSQSKPFRQGKVPSMPQQRPEQHHPAGTSPMMHPATAAGPPIVAQSSIYSTQYFTCNPPQFSSQPLVQQMPHYQSQAQHVFSPVMQGGARMITTSHGQPNLASSSTTQYGEQTHPMYAPIPQQYTHHGATLHPHPPQPPQPSATPTAQAQQSGQHAGTSHAASPVQHPQHQASLHLASAAPPQQQMYSALTPTPPSMTPGPAPQSPQAVYIHPQQVQHSYNPNHMAHVQQAHMQSGMVPPHHGTPSHPVMLMATQAPAGPQPPLPQSTLNPIPVSSTTHFSYMAHPPVVAQCLRCWTTNPGITKSCHCWALE; encoded by the exons ATCTGGTCCTGGATGCAGCCCACAGGAATAGCGCAGATCTGAACGTGAGCCCTCGACGTGAGGACATTGTCGAGAGCATCATCTTCAAGGCCTCAGATGTCGTGGTGGTGCATTTTAAAGACGTGGACCTGAGCTATGCCAAAAAAG TCTCATCAGAGCAAG ATAACCTTACAGACAACTCAATAAGCGCTCGTTTAAATGGAGAACATAAAGAGAAAGATTTAGAGCCTTGGGATGGAGGAGATCAGCATGTCTCCGGCAGCTTGGAGTCTCTTGATACTGACTTG TCAAATGGTTGGGACCCTGATGACATGTTCAAATACAATGAGGAAACGTATGGTGTGAAGTCTACCTATGATAGCAGCCTGTCCTCATACAC AGTGCCACTGGAGCGAGACAATTCAGAGGAGTTCCTCAAGCGGGAAGCTCGTGCAGCGCAGCTCGCCGAGGAGATTGAGGCCAGCGCCACCTATAAAGCTCGTGTGGCACTGGAGAACGATGATCGGTCAGAAGAGGAGAAATACTCGGCTGTAGTgcgggacacacacacactcagcag ggaaaataaatacattcccCCAGGCCAGAGGAACAGAGAAGTAGGACTGTCATGGGGAGCAGGACGGCAGAACTCACCCAGACTGGTGCAGTGCAATCCTGGACCTCCTAATCCCAGAGCTTCACCACATGACTACAGCACACTTACTGGTGTGGATCAACGTGTTGTAAATGGAG GTCCTCCTAGGATGTCTCCTAAATCCCAGAGGACCCCCAGGGCACACAGAATGCCCTCCTGCCGGGGAGCTGGCCCTCCTGGGGTGGACTTCATGTCACAGGGTGCATCTGGGGAGGCTTCAACTACTCCTCCTGCTCGTAGCAGCCCCTCTGGTGGCACTTGGTCTTCAGTGGTCAGTGGAG GACACAGACCTCGTTCTCCTCGGCAAAACATTGTGGGCGGTGCGCCACCTggcccctcctcctcctcaccttcTCCACAAGCTGGCACAGTGCCGGTGGAATCAatggccacacccacttcaacaACATCACCAATTTCAGCGAGTCCTGCTCCTAACATGGCTGCAATACCAGTAACTGAAG CAAAAGAAATTAGGCACAATTCTCCTTCGGCCAACAAGGAGAACGTGAAGCCTGTGGAATCTTCCTCAAGCAGTAGGCCAGTTAGTAAAG GATTTCCAAGCATGCCACCTGACCACAGAAAGCAAAtagacaatttaaaaaaatttagtGTGGATTTTCGG CTGCAGTCCAGCGCAAATCCAGAGCTTGGGGTTGACACCATGATGACGAAGTCTCCACGGGACTCTGGAGAGAAACTAAAGGAGTCACAGAGTGAGAAGAGTATAACTGGGGCAACAGGACCCAAGGTTTGTTCAGAGTCCTCTGGCAGTGAAGAGGTGTCAGCAGCGGTGGGTGTTGGGAGTAAACCTggcactccctctccctctccctcatcCTCTACTCTCAGCACGGAGCAAAAACGTGTACCTGATGTGACGTCTCAGGGTGTCCAGACTTCCTCACCTGCTGCCATGAAATCAGATGAtaaagaggagaagaaagacCCTTTACCAGA GAGTGTTAGAAAATCAACTCTTAATCCTAATGCCAAGGAGTTCAACCCTAGACCTTTGTGCACTCCA CCCAAACCAGCCACTACTCCGACTCTGACACGACCCCAGGGTCAGCCGAGTCCTTCCATCGTGGTGCAGCAGCCTCCTGCGGTTTATAGCCAGCAAATGTGCTTCCCACAGGTGTACCCACTGACCCCAGTGAGCCCTGGAGTGCAG AAAAGCATTATCTGGAAG ACTCCTACGGTGTACCACCTTCAAGTTCCTCATGTGACTGTAAGCCAGTCCAAGCCGTTCAGACAAGGTAAAG TACCCAGTATGCCACAGCAAAGACCCGAGCAGCATCACCCAGCAGGCACGTCACCCATGATGCACCCTGCCACAGCTGCAGGTCCCCCAATCGTAGCCCAGAGCTCCATTTACTCCACTCAGTATTTCACCTGCAACCCTCCACAGTTCAGCAGCCAGCCGCTTGTGCAGCAGATGCCCCACTACCAGTCACAG GCTCAGCATGTGTTCAGTCCTGTTATGCAGGGAGGTGCAAGGATGATCACTACCAGTCATGGCCAGCCCAATCTGGCCTCCTCTTCCACAACCCAGTATGGTGAGCAGACCCACCCAATGTATG CCCCCATCCCCCAGCAGTACACACACCATGGGGCCACCCTCCACCCACATCCCCCTCAACCCCCACAGCCCTCGGCCACACCCACAGCTCAGGCCCAGCAGAGTGGGCAGCATGCCGGCACAAGCCACGCTGCCAGCCCCGTCCAGCACCCACAGCACCAGGCGTCTCTCCACCTGGCCAGTGCAGCTCCCCCACAGCAACAGATGTACTCTGCCTTGACGCCAACCCCACCCTCCATGACTCCTGGTCCAGCTCCTCAATCCCCGCAGGCTGTGTACATCCATCCTCAGCAGGTTCAGCACTCGTACAATCCCAACCACATGGCTCACGTGCAGCAG GCACACATGCAGTCAGGGATGGTGCCTCCACATCATGGCACTCCATCTCACCCCGTCATGCTGATGGCCACACAAGCACCTGCAGGCCCACAGCCTCCTTTACCCCAGAGCACACTCAACCCAATCCCTGTCTCCTCAACCACACATTTCTCCTACATGGCACATCCTCCAG tggtagctcagtgcttaagatgttggactactaatCCTGGGATCAccaaaagctgccactgctgggcccttgagtga
- the atxn2 gene encoding ataxin-2 isoform X9, which yields MSMKQTGGNRKPGSSSSSGAAAASGAGGCAGAAVGRHGLTRGRNSAKTHSTPVAFSGVYANMRMVHVLTSVVGAKCELNVKNGTVYEGVFKTYGPECDLVLDAAHRNSADLNVSPRREDIVESIIFKASDVVVVHFKDVDLSYAKKDNLTDNSISARLNGEHKEKDLEPWDGGDQHVSGSLESLDTDLSNGWDPDDMFKYNEETYGVKSTYDSSLSSYTVPLERDNSEEFLKREARAAQLAEEIEASATYKARVALENDDRSEEEKYSAVVRDTHTLSRENKYIPPGQRNREVGLSWGAGRQNSPRLVQCNPGPPNPRASPHDYSTLTGVDQRVVNGGAQHWLSRCPSPSSRPSSRYQSGPNASLPTRPPSRPPSRPSRPPSHPSAHGSPAPLSTLPKRLSLEGPPRMSPKSQRTPRAHRMPSCRGAGPPGVDFMSQGASGEASTTPPARSSPSGGTWSSVVSGGHRPRSPRQNIVGGAPPGPSSSSPSPQAGTVPVESMATPTSTTSPISASPAPNMAAIPVTEAKEIRHNSPSANKENVKPVESSSSSRPVSKGFPSMPPDHRKQIDNLKKFSVDFRLQSSANPELGVDTMMTKSPRDSGEKLKESQSEKSITGATGPKVCSESSGSEEVSAAVGVGSKPGTPSPSPSSSTLSTEQKRVPDVTSQGVQTSSPAAMKSDDKEEKKDPLPESVRKSTLNPNAKEFNPRPLCTPPKPATTPTLTRPQGQPSPSIVVQQPPAVYSQQMCFPQVYPLTPVSPGVQKSIIWKTPTVYHLQVPHVTVSQSKPFRQVPSMPQQRPEQHHPAGTSPMMHPATAAGPPIVAQSSIYSTQYFTCNPPQFSSQPLVQQMPHYQSQAQHVFSPVMQGGARMITTSHGQPNLASSSTTQYGEQTHPMYAPIPQQYTHHGATLHPHPPQPPQPSATPTAQAQQSGQHAGTSHAASPVQHPQHQASLHLASAAPPQQQMYSALTPTPPSMTPGPAPQSPQAVYIHPQQVQHSYNPNHMAHVQQAHMQSGMVPPHHGTPSHPVMLMATQAPAGPQPPLPQSTLNPIPVSSTTHFSYMAHPPVVAQCLRCWTTNPGITKSCHCWALE from the exons ATCTGGTCCTGGATGCAGCCCACAGGAATAGCGCAGATCTGAACGTGAGCCCTCGACGTGAGGACATTGTCGAGAGCATCATCTTCAAGGCCTCAGATGTCGTGGTGGTGCATTTTAAAGACGTGGACCTGAGCTATGCCAAAAAAG ATAACCTTACAGACAACTCAATAAGCGCTCGTTTAAATGGAGAACATAAAGAGAAAGATTTAGAGCCTTGGGATGGAGGAGATCAGCATGTCTCCGGCAGCTTGGAGTCTCTTGATACTGACTTG TCAAATGGTTGGGACCCTGATGACATGTTCAAATACAATGAGGAAACGTATGGTGTGAAGTCTACCTATGATAGCAGCCTGTCCTCATACAC AGTGCCACTGGAGCGAGACAATTCAGAGGAGTTCCTCAAGCGGGAAGCTCGTGCAGCGCAGCTCGCCGAGGAGATTGAGGCCAGCGCCACCTATAAAGCTCGTGTGGCACTGGAGAACGATGATCGGTCAGAAGAGGAGAAATACTCGGCTGTAGTgcgggacacacacacactcagcag ggaaaataaatacattcccCCAGGCCAGAGGAACAGAGAAGTAGGACTGTCATGGGGAGCAGGACGGCAGAACTCACCCAGACTGGTGCAGTGCAATCCTGGACCTCCTAATCCCAGAGCTTCACCACATGACTACAGCACACTTACTGGTGTGGATCAACGTGTTGTAAATGGAG GTGCCCAACATTGGCTCTCTCGCTGTCCATCTCCCTCCTCTCGCCCTTCCTCTCGCTACCAGTCAGGCCCCAACGCCTCCCTTCCCACCCGGCCTCCCTCCAGACCCCCATCCAGGCCCTCGCGGCCTCCCTCTCACCCCTCTGCCCATGGCTCTCCAGCACCCCTCTCCACTCTGCCCAAACGCCTCTCCTTGGAAG GTCCTCCTAGGATGTCTCCTAAATCCCAGAGGACCCCCAGGGCACACAGAATGCCCTCCTGCCGGGGAGCTGGCCCTCCTGGGGTGGACTTCATGTCACAGGGTGCATCTGGGGAGGCTTCAACTACTCCTCCTGCTCGTAGCAGCCCCTCTGGTGGCACTTGGTCTTCAGTGGTCAGTGGAG GACACAGACCTCGTTCTCCTCGGCAAAACATTGTGGGCGGTGCGCCACCTggcccctcctcctcctcaccttcTCCACAAGCTGGCACAGTGCCGGTGGAATCAatggccacacccacttcaacaACATCACCAATTTCAGCGAGTCCTGCTCCTAACATGGCTGCAATACCAGTAACTGAAG CAAAAGAAATTAGGCACAATTCTCCTTCGGCCAACAAGGAGAACGTGAAGCCTGTGGAATCTTCCTCAAGCAGTAGGCCAGTTAGTAAAG GATTTCCAAGCATGCCACCTGACCACAGAAAGCAAAtagacaatttaaaaaaatttagtGTGGATTTTCGG CTGCAGTCCAGCGCAAATCCAGAGCTTGGGGTTGACACCATGATGACGAAGTCTCCACGGGACTCTGGAGAGAAACTAAAGGAGTCACAGAGTGAGAAGAGTATAACTGGGGCAACAGGACCCAAGGTTTGTTCAGAGTCCTCTGGCAGTGAAGAGGTGTCAGCAGCGGTGGGTGTTGGGAGTAAACCTggcactccctctccctctccctcatcCTCTACTCTCAGCACGGAGCAAAAACGTGTACCTGATGTGACGTCTCAGGGTGTCCAGACTTCCTCACCTGCTGCCATGAAATCAGATGAtaaagaggagaagaaagacCCTTTACCAGA GAGTGTTAGAAAATCAACTCTTAATCCTAATGCCAAGGAGTTCAACCCTAGACCTTTGTGCACTCCA CCCAAACCAGCCACTACTCCGACTCTGACACGACCCCAGGGTCAGCCGAGTCCTTCCATCGTGGTGCAGCAGCCTCCTGCGGTTTATAGCCAGCAAATGTGCTTCCCACAGGTGTACCCACTGACCCCAGTGAGCCCTGGAGTGCAG AAAAGCATTATCTGGAAG ACTCCTACGGTGTACCACCTTCAAGTTCCTCATGTGACTGTAAGCCAGTCCAAGCCGTTCAGACAAG TACCCAGTATGCCACAGCAAAGACCCGAGCAGCATCACCCAGCAGGCACGTCACCCATGATGCACCCTGCCACAGCTGCAGGTCCCCCAATCGTAGCCCAGAGCTCCATTTACTCCACTCAGTATTTCACCTGCAACCCTCCACAGTTCAGCAGCCAGCCGCTTGTGCAGCAGATGCCCCACTACCAGTCACAG GCTCAGCATGTGTTCAGTCCTGTTATGCAGGGAGGTGCAAGGATGATCACTACCAGTCATGGCCAGCCCAATCTGGCCTCCTCTTCCACAACCCAGTATGGTGAGCAGACCCACCCAATGTATG CCCCCATCCCCCAGCAGTACACACACCATGGGGCCACCCTCCACCCACATCCCCCTCAACCCCCACAGCCCTCGGCCACACCCACAGCTCAGGCCCAGCAGAGTGGGCAGCATGCCGGCACAAGCCACGCTGCCAGCCCCGTCCAGCACCCACAGCACCAGGCGTCTCTCCACCTGGCCAGTGCAGCTCCCCCACAGCAACAGATGTACTCTGCCTTGACGCCAACCCCACCCTCCATGACTCCTGGTCCAGCTCCTCAATCCCCGCAGGCTGTGTACATCCATCCTCAGCAGGTTCAGCACTCGTACAATCCCAACCACATGGCTCACGTGCAGCAG GCACACATGCAGTCAGGGATGGTGCCTCCACATCATGGCACTCCATCTCACCCCGTCATGCTGATGGCCACACAAGCACCTGCAGGCCCACAGCCTCCTTTACCCCAGAGCACACTCAACCCAATCCCTGTCTCCTCAACCACACATTTCTCCTACATGGCACATCCTCCAG tggtagctcagtgcttaagatgttggactactaatCCTGGGATCAccaaaagctgccactgctgggcccttgagtga
- the atxn2 gene encoding ataxin-2 isoform X1 has product MSMKQTGGNRKPGSSSSSGAAAASGAGGCAGAAVGRHGLTRGRNSAKTHSTPVAFSGVYANMRMVHVLTSVVGAKCELNVKNGTVYEGVFKTYGPECDLVLDAAHRNSADLNVSPRREDIVESIIFKASDVVVVHFKDVDLSYAKKVSSEQDNLTDNSISARLNGEHKEKDLEPWDGGDQHVSGSLESLDTDLSNGWDPDDMFKYNEETYGVKSTYDSSLSSYTVPLERDNSEEFLKREARAAQLAEEIEASATYKARVALENDDRSEEEKYSAVVRDTHTLSRENKYIPPGQRNREVGLSWGAGRQNSPRLVQCNPGPPNPRASPHDYSTLTGVDQRVVNGGAQHWLSRCPSPSSRPSSRYQSGPNASLPTRPPSRPPSRPSRPPSHPSAHGSPAPLSTLPKRLSLEGPPRMSPKSQRTPRAHRMPSCRGAGPPGVDFMSQGASGEASTTPPARSSPSGGTWSSVVSGGHRPRSPRQNIVGGAPPGPSSSSPSPQAGTVPVESMATPTSTTSPISASPAPNMAAIPVTEAKEIRHNSPSANKENVKPVESSSSSRPVSKGFPSMPPDHRKQIDNLKKFSVDFRLQSSANPELGVDTMMTKSPRDSGEKLKESQSEKSITGATGPKVCSESSGSEEVSAAVGVGSKPGTPSPSPSSSTLSTEQKRVPDVTSQGVQTSSPAAMKSDDKEEKKDPLPESVRKSTLNPNAKEFNPRPLCTPPKPATTPTLTRPQGQPSPSIVVQQPPAVYSQQMCFPQVYPLTPVSPGVQKSIIWKTPTVYHLQVPHVTVSQSKPFRQGKVPSMPQQRPEQHHPAGTSPMMHPATAAGPPIVAQSSIYSTQYFTCNPPQFSSQPLVQQMPHYQSQAQHVFSPVMQGGARMITTSHGQPNLASSSTTQYGEQTHPMYAPIPQQYTHHGATLHPHPPQPPQPSATPTAQAQQSGQHAGTSHAASPVQHPQHQASLHLASAAPPQQQMYSALTPTPPSMTPGPAPQSPQAVYIHPQQVQHSYNPNHMAHVQQAHMQSGMVPPHHGTPSHPVMLMATQAPAGPQPPLPQSTLNPIPVSSTTHFSYMAHPPVVAQCLRCWTTNPGITKSCHCWALE; this is encoded by the exons ATCTGGTCCTGGATGCAGCCCACAGGAATAGCGCAGATCTGAACGTGAGCCCTCGACGTGAGGACATTGTCGAGAGCATCATCTTCAAGGCCTCAGATGTCGTGGTGGTGCATTTTAAAGACGTGGACCTGAGCTATGCCAAAAAAG TCTCATCAGAGCAAG ATAACCTTACAGACAACTCAATAAGCGCTCGTTTAAATGGAGAACATAAAGAGAAAGATTTAGAGCCTTGGGATGGAGGAGATCAGCATGTCTCCGGCAGCTTGGAGTCTCTTGATACTGACTTG TCAAATGGTTGGGACCCTGATGACATGTTCAAATACAATGAGGAAACGTATGGTGTGAAGTCTACCTATGATAGCAGCCTGTCCTCATACAC AGTGCCACTGGAGCGAGACAATTCAGAGGAGTTCCTCAAGCGGGAAGCTCGTGCAGCGCAGCTCGCCGAGGAGATTGAGGCCAGCGCCACCTATAAAGCTCGTGTGGCACTGGAGAACGATGATCGGTCAGAAGAGGAGAAATACTCGGCTGTAGTgcgggacacacacacactcagcag ggaaaataaatacattcccCCAGGCCAGAGGAACAGAGAAGTAGGACTGTCATGGGGAGCAGGACGGCAGAACTCACCCAGACTGGTGCAGTGCAATCCTGGACCTCCTAATCCCAGAGCTTCACCACATGACTACAGCACACTTACTGGTGTGGATCAACGTGTTGTAAATGGAG GTGCCCAACATTGGCTCTCTCGCTGTCCATCTCCCTCCTCTCGCCCTTCCTCTCGCTACCAGTCAGGCCCCAACGCCTCCCTTCCCACCCGGCCTCCCTCCAGACCCCCATCCAGGCCCTCGCGGCCTCCCTCTCACCCCTCTGCCCATGGCTCTCCAGCACCCCTCTCCACTCTGCCCAAACGCCTCTCCTTGGAAG GTCCTCCTAGGATGTCTCCTAAATCCCAGAGGACCCCCAGGGCACACAGAATGCCCTCCTGCCGGGGAGCTGGCCCTCCTGGGGTGGACTTCATGTCACAGGGTGCATCTGGGGAGGCTTCAACTACTCCTCCTGCTCGTAGCAGCCCCTCTGGTGGCACTTGGTCTTCAGTGGTCAGTGGAG GACACAGACCTCGTTCTCCTCGGCAAAACATTGTGGGCGGTGCGCCACCTggcccctcctcctcctcaccttcTCCACAAGCTGGCACAGTGCCGGTGGAATCAatggccacacccacttcaacaACATCACCAATTTCAGCGAGTCCTGCTCCTAACATGGCTGCAATACCAGTAACTGAAG CAAAAGAAATTAGGCACAATTCTCCTTCGGCCAACAAGGAGAACGTGAAGCCTGTGGAATCTTCCTCAAGCAGTAGGCCAGTTAGTAAAG GATTTCCAAGCATGCCACCTGACCACAGAAAGCAAAtagacaatttaaaaaaatttagtGTGGATTTTCGG CTGCAGTCCAGCGCAAATCCAGAGCTTGGGGTTGACACCATGATGACGAAGTCTCCACGGGACTCTGGAGAGAAACTAAAGGAGTCACAGAGTGAGAAGAGTATAACTGGGGCAACAGGACCCAAGGTTTGTTCAGAGTCCTCTGGCAGTGAAGAGGTGTCAGCAGCGGTGGGTGTTGGGAGTAAACCTggcactccctctccctctccctcatcCTCTACTCTCAGCACGGAGCAAAAACGTGTACCTGATGTGACGTCTCAGGGTGTCCAGACTTCCTCACCTGCTGCCATGAAATCAGATGAtaaagaggagaagaaagacCCTTTACCAGA GAGTGTTAGAAAATCAACTCTTAATCCTAATGCCAAGGAGTTCAACCCTAGACCTTTGTGCACTCCA CCCAAACCAGCCACTACTCCGACTCTGACACGACCCCAGGGTCAGCCGAGTCCTTCCATCGTGGTGCAGCAGCCTCCTGCGGTTTATAGCCAGCAAATGTGCTTCCCACAGGTGTACCCACTGACCCCAGTGAGCCCTGGAGTGCAG AAAAGCATTATCTGGAAG ACTCCTACGGTGTACCACCTTCAAGTTCCTCATGTGACTGTAAGCCAGTCCAAGCCGTTCAGACAAGGTAAAG TACCCAGTATGCCACAGCAAAGACCCGAGCAGCATCACCCAGCAGGCACGTCACCCATGATGCACCCTGCCACAGCTGCAGGTCCCCCAATCGTAGCCCAGAGCTCCATTTACTCCACTCAGTATTTCACCTGCAACCCTCCACAGTTCAGCAGCCAGCCGCTTGTGCAGCAGATGCCCCACTACCAGTCACAG GCTCAGCATGTGTTCAGTCCTGTTATGCAGGGAGGTGCAAGGATGATCACTACCAGTCATGGCCAGCCCAATCTGGCCTCCTCTTCCACAACCCAGTATGGTGAGCAGACCCACCCAATGTATG CCCCCATCCCCCAGCAGTACACACACCATGGGGCCACCCTCCACCCACATCCCCCTCAACCCCCACAGCCCTCGGCCACACCCACAGCTCAGGCCCAGCAGAGTGGGCAGCATGCCGGCACAAGCCACGCTGCCAGCCCCGTCCAGCACCCACAGCACCAGGCGTCTCTCCACCTGGCCAGTGCAGCTCCCCCACAGCAACAGATGTACTCTGCCTTGACGCCAACCCCACCCTCCATGACTCCTGGTCCAGCTCCTCAATCCCCGCAGGCTGTGTACATCCATCCTCAGCAGGTTCAGCACTCGTACAATCCCAACCACATGGCTCACGTGCAGCAG GCACACATGCAGTCAGGGATGGTGCCTCCACATCATGGCACTCCATCTCACCCCGTCATGCTGATGGCCACACAAGCACCTGCAGGCCCACAGCCTCCTTTACCCCAGAGCACACTCAACCCAATCCCTGTCTCCTCAACCACACATTTCTCCTACATGGCACATCCTCCAG tggtagctcagtgcttaagatgttggactactaatCCTGGGATCAccaaaagctgccactgctgggcccttgagtga